Below is a genomic region from Miscanthus floridulus cultivar M001 chromosome 1, ASM1932011v1, whole genome shotgun sequence.
CTGCCAGTTATTTTTCAGTATTTCACAGGACTTAAAACAATGCTAAAGACGAGTACCAATTCTGAATTTAACAAAGAACTTACACTCTGCAGTTCCTATTATTGGTAAGGTCTGATACTTGCTTGGTCGATTTGATCACCTATGTACCGATTTCATCCATacgtattttattttattttttgcgaGGTGCACAAGCACTTGATTTGGGGGTAAATCCATTGGGTGGAGGGATTCAGTAGGCCGGATCAGTTAGTATCTGTCAGGAAAGCCCTTTACCATGCCGTTGTATTAGGCGGTTTTTGTCATATGTCTAAAAAAGAATTATCCTTGTGCTAGAGTGCAAGACAAATAAAGGATCCTACTTCATTTTGGTTGCTTTGTGTATTGCTTTCCTTTGAGAGGTCTGCTATCAGATATAGCATCTCATATCATGTCCAGGCACCACGTTTAGATCTATGATTGCATTTCCAACTAAGTGCCGACGCGCGCGAGGGCACACGTGATGCACTAGTAACAATACGTACAATAGAAACTGGATTGAATCGTGACGCCGTCCGTATCAGCCGTTTCGACGAGACCCATGCCGAAGGCCGAAGGAGCTTCCACGCCCACTGGCGGAGCCTCTCAGAGGCCAAACTGGGTGCTGGCCGCCCCCCACCCACCTTGTCTACTCTCAAGTCCTTGATTTGTTCACTAAACTAGGTTATATTATATGGAGAAACTACTAGTATTCTTTATACAAAGCTCAAAAGTATATTGTTTTGTAGATATATATTGCACAAATACAAAGCATTTGCACCAGCAACTTGCAAAAAAAAATGTACATGTGCATTGGTTTTCCTGAACAATTTAGCCCCGCTGCAAGTTCCACCTGTTTCGGGTTTAGTCTCAGAACTCTCAAGTGCACCGAAGCGTGATTCTCGAAGGGATCATCCACCTGGCCCAGCCGAGCCGATACCATTCCCGTTCGGCCGTTCCGGTCCGGCAGCGGCAGCTGAGCTGAGCTCTGCGCCAGGGAAATCGTCGATATCCGTGACACATCTGTCGCATCACGCCAGGCCAGGCCCAGGGTACTGTACGCACATCTCTGCAGCGCAATCATTAAACTTGGCATCATCGTCCATCACAGGCTGTCAGGCTCTGCCGCTCTGCCCTGCTGACTGCTGCATGCATCGTCTCCTGCATGGCAATGGCGTGGCATGGATGGCAAAGGCAGCCAGGCGGGCCCTGACCCTGAAAGCTGACCGACGACGGGAGGTGGAGGAAAAGCCTCGGAAGTGTACAGCGCTTGTCAGTACTCCAAGTCGATTGCTGTGTGGCTCCGCACCTGCATTCTTCTTCTCGTCTCGTGGATGGATATGCACCGGTACAGTCCATGCCGATTGCCGAAGCTTAATTGTTTTCGTGAATGGCCAACCGCTTtgtaaacaaaacaaaaacaaaaacaaaaaagactCAAGCTTAATTGTTCTTACCTCACGTATTGGCTTGTTTCGGGGAGAGCTCTGCGTGACCATGGCAAGCGGTCTCGGTGGCTTTGAGATGGCCTGTCCTCGATGCCCCGCCCTAGCTAATTCGCCGTCGGGCTGCCCTTGTGTTTTCGGCCGGGGAACACGATGATGACGATTTGGCGAGCTAAGACTCAGGGGCAGGGGGCAAGAAAACCAATCACGCTGTCGGGCTGCTAATCGGGCCGCAGGCGCAGGCTGGACCATTCTGTGCTGGGGACGATCATAGCTTCAGCTTCACACGGAAGGCGGCCTTTTGTCTTGTCTGCACATCATGGCAACGGGTTCCCCAAAAAGTCTAGTACCGGAGTCCCCCTTCCCTTCCATGCTCGCAAAAACTTTCGGGCAGGAGAACGCTGCCGTGGCCTAGAATTGCTTCCGTTTCACGGCACAGACTTGCCGGGCCCGTGTCCGTCCTTGACACACACGACCGTGACTGTGACCTTTGGCTTTGCTGTGCTGAGTTCAGGTGTGAGGTGTGGTGACGGAAATTATGGTGTTTCTTATGTTAGAATACTAGCAGTAGGAGTATACGACAAATTCATATGTCAGCAGGAGTAGCAGTTTGTCAACACCGGATCGTAGgaaaatggtaaaaaaaaatCAATCATTCAACACAGGGACTCAGAAATCTGAGTGCGCAtttagttcgtgaattttgggaatttgattactgtaacactttcgtttttatttagcaattagtgttcaatcatggactaattaggcttaaaacgttcgtctcgcaatttccaaccaaactgtgcaattagttttttttcgtctatatttaatgtttcatacacatatcgcaagattcgatgtgatggctactgtagcactttttagaaaacTTTTTAAGAACTAAACAATCacagatatgaattgagatggtAGGAGTAATGCGACCGCACCGATTGAAGGACGATGAAGTCGATGAGCAGGCAGCCAGGCACCCATCCGGTGAAGCAGAGGCCACGCCCACTGTCCTCTCTTCCAACCCCCGTCCAGTTCATCTTGCAAAGCTGGAACAGCGATAGGACATCTGTGCTGTGCGGCTGTGCCTGCGCGGCGGCGGATGATCCTTGCTCCCACACCTTTGGAACTAGCTGTGCTGTGCTAAGTGCCAACTGCACGCTCTTGTGAACCAAATAAGTGAGCATTCCTCCAAACGGCACAGATAATAAGCTGTAGGAGGAGTACGTGGAACAACAATAACAACATGCAGCAAACAAGTGCCTGGCAGGCACATCATTAGCTCGCAGAACCATGCCCctaatcatcatcaccagccgctaAGCGAAAACACTTTTTAAATAATGGCTAAGCGCAAACACTTTTTAAATAATGGATGGATGTCTTTGCTTCATCGCATTGTTTAGCACCTCGTAATCGCGCGTGTCCCGCCATATTTTAAGCGCGAACCAGAATCGCTATGTCTTTGTTACAAAGATCTTTGACTTTGTAACGATATACTTTGAACTTCAATCAATAATCTAATACTGTCCTGGTTGTTAGTCGTTGTTGAGAATTTGCTGTTCTATTGCACCTGAGTATTTCGTAAGATGTCACCAAAATGTCATTTGGGCTCATGCCCGCAATTCAGATGTCACGTCTGCGAAATTGCGAGTATGCCGTTACCTTTGAACATTGCGTGACCTTGTTTACTGCCGCACAATTGGATGCGTTTCAGATGAACACGGTTTCTGGAGTAACAAAGAAAGCCCCTACTACTGCTACAAGATCACTTACAATGTACACCCCCCACATTTCGAATAAACATGAAATTTGTACTTAGAAATCATTATCAAAAGTGAAAacggaaaaagaaaaaagaacaaaGCCCAAATAACTAATCACCGGTCCTTCTCGGAGCTAACGTCGCTGCCCCGCCCGTTCGGCGACGCCGCGCTGTCGTCCACCGGCACGACGCCGGCGTCCTTGCGGCTCCTGTACTTGATCAGACCGTACAGCTTCTTGATCTCCCTGATCGGCGCGTCCTTGGCGaaacctcccccgcccccgccccgcgGCGACTGTTCCGCCGCGCTGGCCTCCTCCGACGCCGCAGCGCTCGCCCCGTCGAGGTGCCCGGACCATCTCGAGGTCAGTCTCGGCGGCCGCGCCGCGGTGCTGGTCCGCTGCGGCTGCGCTGACGACGGTGACGGCGCCACGTGCTGCAGCGCGCTGATGACGGTGCGGAGCGCGCGGCTCGTGGACCCGCGGTTGGCGAGCATGATCTCGCCGAGCTCGGCGGGGCTGAGGCGGGCGCCGGCGTGGAACCCCTCCTCCACCTGCGGGTACAGCTTGTGGTCCTTGAGCCCCAGGTAGTTGCTTGCCAGCGCCTTGAATCCCTCGAAGTCGCACATGGTGAAGTGGATGTGCACGTCAAGCCGGCCCGGCCGCAGCACGGCCGGGTCCACGCCGTCCTTGCCTCTGCTCATGGTGAACACCATCACGCGCTCCTCGCCGCAGCAGGAGGAGAGCCCGTCCATGAAGCTGAGCACACGCGcagtcctcgccgccgccgtctcgccgtcgccgttgccgccGCGCAGGTAGCGGTCGAGGTCCTCCACGAGGATGAGCGACCGCGGGGTGGTGTCCAGAAGCAGGGCGCGGAGGTCGTCGCAGCCGCCGCGGGACAGGTCGATGTCGTAGACGTCGTATCCCAGGAACCTCGCCATCGCAGCGGCGAACGTGGACTTGCCCGTGCCGGGAGCGCCGTAGAGCAGGTAGCTCCTGCGCCAGACGCGGCCGAGGCGGTGGTAGTACGCGCGGCCCTTGAGGAAGCTCTCCAGGTCGGCGCGGACGCGGGCCTTGAGGTCCGGGTCCATGGCCACCGTGTCGAGCGTGGCCGGGTGGGTGAAGGGCGCGGACGTCCACCGCGGCGCGCAATCGCCGGTGGCGTTGGCGTAGAGCCGCAGCTCGCGGCGTCGCGCCTCCATCTCGTCGGCGACGGACTCGATGTGCTGCAGGTAGGGCCGCAGCACGCGTGTCCGGTCGTGGCGGCGCACGCGC
It encodes:
- the LOC136483419 gene encoding AAA-ATPase At2g46620-like; its protein translation is MGPDGGGVGGGVIGALVYGALAVVALRLVLSYKSAAHALRRAWRWADEWAQAYQYYEVPRLAGDGGGADNPLFRKAAAYVASLPSLEDADAACVLSSAAKSNDFALQLGPGHTARDAFLGARLAWTNAGDGRGLVLRVRRHDRTRVLRPYLQHIESVADEMEARRRELRLYANATGDCAPRWTSAPFTHPATLDTVAMDPDLKARVRADLESFLKGRAYYHRLGRVWRRSYLLYGAPGTGKSTFAAAMARFLGYDVYDIDLSRGGCDDLRALLLDTTPRSLILVEDLDRYLRGGNGDGETAAARTARVLSFMDGLSSCCGEERVMVFTMSRGKDGVDPAVLRPGRLDVHIHFTMCDFEGFKALASNYLGLKDHKLYPQVEEGFHAGARLSPAELGEIMLANRGSTSRALRTVISALQHVAPSPSSAQPQRTSTAARPPRLTSRWSGHLDGASAAASEEASAAEQSPRGGGGGGFAKDAPIREIKKLYGLIKYRSRKDAGVVPVDDSAASPNGRGSDVSSEKDR